The following are encoded together in the Streptomyces rapamycinicus NRRL 5491 genome:
- a CDS encoding MFS transporter, which translates to MATTTPDGGVRGPAGHPAHAKHGGGGHRGQHGHDADSSAPMTHRQIMEALSGLLLGMFVAILSSTIVSNALPEIISDLHGGQSAYTWVVTATLLAMTAATPLWGKLSDLFSKKLLVQIALLIYVAGSVVAGLSQNPGMLIACRVVQGIGVGGLSALAQVVMAAMISPRERGRYSGYLGATFAVATVGGPLLGGVITDTEWLGWRWCFYVGVPFAVIALIVLQKTLKLPVVKRDVKVDWGGAFFISAAVSLLLIWITFAGDKYDWISWQTYAMVGGSIALGLIFLLIESKASEPIIPLRLFRNKTITLASLASLFVGIAMFSGTVFFSQYFQLARGETPTMSGVMTIPMIGGLFISSTVSGQVITKTGRWKAWLVIGGVLVTAGLGLLGTIRYDTPYWHMAIYMALMGLGIGMMMQNLVLATQNQVAPQDLGAASAVVTFFRSLGGAVGVSALGAVLANRVTHYVKDGLADLGPKGAALGHGGTGGGGIPNVKALPEPLRTIMETAYGHGVANVFLSAAPAAFLGLLLTLFIKEVALKTNSGSQQAATATSDAPAADAAPADAMAATAATGQVADLEPALVGAPAAESYEPDAGGVLAATAPRTAIAPQRLAAFASAGGDGADRQPRQGVHGFVRNAEGGPVARAAVTLISLAGRQLGRSVAHPDGSYALDAPGSGSYVLIAAADGHQPQASTVVVGDEPLGFDIVLSATSGLVGTVRGAADGRPVDAAMVVVTDVRGEVLATGKTGEQGDFGFEELVSGTFTVAVNAPGYRPAALPVEVGAQGLTRVEIALQAGARVQGIVRAGADRRPLPDARVTLVDSAGNVVATATTGEDGAYAFTDLDAGDYTVIASGYPPVAGALTVSGPGVDGHDVELAHPGE; encoded by the coding sequence ATGGCAACGACCACACCGGACGGCGGTGTGCGGGGACCCGCGGGGCACCCCGCCCACGCCAAGCACGGCGGAGGAGGCCACAGAGGCCAGCACGGCCACGACGCGGACTCCTCGGCGCCGATGACCCACCGGCAGATCATGGAGGCGCTCTCCGGGCTGCTGCTGGGGATGTTCGTCGCGATCCTGTCGTCGACGATCGTCTCCAACGCGCTGCCCGAGATCATCTCCGATCTCCACGGCGGTCAGTCCGCCTACACCTGGGTCGTCACCGCCACCCTGCTGGCCATGACCGCGGCCACCCCGCTGTGGGGCAAGCTCTCCGACCTCTTCAGCAAGAAGCTGCTGGTCCAGATCGCCCTGCTGATCTACGTCGCCGGCTCCGTGGTGGCCGGTCTGTCGCAGAACCCCGGCATGCTGATCGCCTGCCGTGTGGTGCAGGGCATCGGCGTCGGCGGTCTGTCCGCCCTCGCCCAGGTCGTCATGGCGGCGATGATCTCCCCGCGTGAGCGCGGCCGTTACAGCGGCTACCTCGGCGCGACCTTCGCCGTCGCGACGGTCGGCGGTCCGCTGCTGGGCGGCGTGATCACCGACACCGAATGGCTGGGCTGGCGCTGGTGCTTCTACGTCGGCGTGCCGTTCGCCGTCATCGCGCTGATCGTCCTCCAGAAGACCCTGAAGCTCCCGGTGGTGAAGCGGGACGTCAAGGTCGACTGGGGCGGCGCCTTCTTCATCAGCGCCGCGGTCTCGCTGCTGCTGATCTGGATCACCTTCGCGGGCGACAAGTACGACTGGATCTCGTGGCAGACCTACGCGATGGTCGGCGGTTCGATCGCGCTCGGTCTGATCTTCCTGCTGATCGAGTCCAAGGCGAGCGAGCCGATCATCCCGCTGCGGCTGTTCCGCAACAAGACGATCACCCTCGCCTCGCTGGCGTCGCTCTTCGTCGGTATCGCGATGTTCTCCGGCACCGTCTTCTTCAGCCAGTACTTCCAGCTGGCGCGCGGTGAGACGCCCACGATGTCCGGCGTCATGACCATCCCGATGATCGGTGGCCTGTTCATCTCCTCGACCGTTTCCGGTCAGGTCATCACCAAGACCGGTCGTTGGAAGGCCTGGCTGGTCATCGGCGGTGTGCTGGTGACCGCGGGTCTCGGGCTGCTGGGCACCATCCGGTACGACACCCCGTACTGGCACATGGCGATCTACATGGCGCTCATGGGCCTCGGCATCGGCATGATGATGCAGAACCTGGTGCTGGCCACCCAGAACCAGGTGGCCCCGCAGGACCTCGGCGCGGCCAGTGCCGTCGTCACCTTCTTCCGCTCCCTGGGCGGCGCGGTGGGCGTCTCGGCGCTCGGCGCGGTGCTCGCCAACCGCGTCACCCACTACGTCAAGGACGGCCTGGCCGACCTCGGCCCCAAGGGCGCCGCGCTGGGCCACGGCGGCACCGGCGGCGGTGGCATCCCCAACGTCAAGGCGCTGCCCGAGCCGCTGCGCACGATCATGGAAACCGCCTACGGCCACGGTGTCGCGAACGTCTTCCTCTCCGCCGCCCCGGCCGCGTTCCTCGGTCTGCTGCTGACCCTGTTCATCAAGGAGGTCGCCCTGAAGACCAACTCCGGCTCCCAGCAGGCCGCCACGGCCACCTCGGACGCCCCGGCCGCCGACGCGGCCCCGGCCGACGCGATGGCGGCCACGGCCGCCACCGGGCAGGTCGCCGACCTCGAGCCCGCGCTCGTGGGCGCCCCGGCCGCCGAGAGCTACGAGCCGGACGCAGGCGGTGTCCTCGCGGCCACCGCCCCACGGACGGCCATCGCTCCGCAGCGCCTTGCGGCCTTCGCCTCCGCCGGGGGCGACGGCGCGGACCGTCAGCCCCGGCAGGGTGTGCACGGCTTCGTGCGGAACGCGGAGGGCGGCCCCGTCGCCCGCGCCGCGGTGACGCTGATCTCGCTCGCCGGGCGGCAGCTGGGCCGTTCGGTGGCGCACCCCGACGGCTCGTACGCCCTGGACGCGCCGGGCTCCGGCTCGTACGTCCTGATCGCGGCGGCCGACGGCCACCAGCCGCAGGCGTCCACGGTCGTGGTCGGGGACGAGCCGCTCGGCTTCGACATCGTCCTGTCGGCCACCAGCGGTCTGGTGGGCACCGTGCGCGGTGCCGCCGACGGCCGGCCGGTGGACGCGGCGATGGTCGTGGTCACCGATGTCCGCGGTGAGGTGCTGGCCACCGGGAAGACCGGTGAGCAGGGCGACTTCGGCTTCGAGGAGTTGGTCTCCGGGACCTTCACGGTCGCGGTGAACGCGCCGGGCTACCGGCCCGCGGCCCTGCCCGTCGAGGTGGGGGCCCAGGGGCTGACCCGGGTGGAGATAGCCCTGCAGGCCGGCGCCCGGGTGCAGGGCATAGTCCGGGCCGGTGCCGACCGGCGGCCGCTGCCCGACGCGCGGGTCACCCTCGTGGACTCGGCCGGGAACGTGGTCGCCACCGCCACCACCGGTGAGGACGGCGCGTACGCCTTCACCGACCTGGACGCGGGCGACTACACGGTCATCGCGAGCGGCTACCCGCCGGTCGCGGGGGCGCTGACGGTCTCCGGGCCCGGCGTCGACGGCCACGACGTGGAACTCGCCCACCCGGGCGAGTGA
- a CDS encoding MarR family winged helix-turn-helix transcriptional regulator: MAAQRHYEELARQLSAIGTVKRGLGRVLPADCPSGSAIVLMLLDRYGEMRMSKLAELLAIDMSVTSRHVAHVANRGWVDRTPDPLDRRSRLLSINPSGRALLGQVSERYTDALASCLSDWSDEDVDRLNELLARLRSSFGDTRSRTLPQQAETSITRTPSQR, encoded by the coding sequence GTGGCCGCGCAGCGCCACTATGAGGAGCTGGCCCGGCAGCTCAGCGCCATCGGCACCGTCAAGCGCGGGCTCGGGCGCGTCCTGCCGGCCGACTGCCCGTCGGGCTCCGCCATCGTCCTGATGCTCCTCGACCGCTACGGCGAGATGCGCATGAGCAAGCTCGCCGAGCTGCTCGCCATCGACATGTCGGTGACCAGCCGGCATGTGGCGCATGTCGCGAACCGCGGCTGGGTGGACCGCACGCCCGACCCGCTCGACCGGCGGTCGCGGCTGCTGAGCATCAACCCCAGCGGTCGAGCACTGCTCGGTCAGGTCTCCGAGCGCTACACGGACGCGCTCGCCAGCTGTCTGAGCGACTGGTCGGACGAGGACGTCGACCGCCTCAATGAACTTCTCGCCCGGTTGCGGTCGAGCTTCGGGGACACCCGTTCCCGGACTCTGCCGCAGCAGGCGGAGACCAGCATCACCCGTACACCTTCGCAACGTTAA
- a CDS encoding RNA polymerase sigma factor SigF yields the protein MSVELGSSKVLNNDAPLMPDDCDAIDTRTLSRSLFLRLATLDKDSAEAGYVRDTLIELNLPLVRYAAARFRSRNEPMEDIVQVGTIGLIKAIDRFDCERGVEFPTFAMPTVVGEIKRFFRDTSWSVRVPRRLQELRLALTKASDELSQKLDRSPTVTELATALGVSEEDVVDGLAVGNAYTASSLDSPSPEDDGGEGSLADRLGYEDSALEGVEYRESLKPLLAKLPPRERQIIMLRFFANMTQSQIGEEVGISQMHVSRLLTRTLAQLREGLISD from the coding sequence ATGTCCGTAGAACTGGGCAGCTCGAAGGTGCTCAACAACGACGCACCGCTCATGCCTGACGACTGCGACGCCATCGACACCCGCACCCTCTCCCGCTCCCTCTTCCTGCGGCTCGCCACACTCGACAAGGACAGTGCGGAAGCCGGCTATGTCCGTGACACCCTCATCGAGCTGAACCTCCCGCTCGTCCGTTACGCCGCGGCCCGGTTCCGCAGCCGTAACGAGCCGATGGAGGACATCGTCCAGGTCGGCACCATCGGCCTGATCAAGGCGATCGACCGCTTCGACTGCGAACGCGGCGTGGAGTTCCCGACGTTCGCCATGCCGACCGTCGTGGGCGAGATCAAGCGGTTCTTCCGCGACACCAGTTGGTCGGTGCGGGTCCCGCGGCGGCTCCAGGAGCTGCGCCTGGCCCTCACCAAGGCCAGTGACGAGCTGTCACAGAAGCTCGACCGCTCCCCGACCGTCACCGAGCTCGCCACGGCGCTGGGCGTCTCCGAGGAGGACGTGGTCGACGGGCTCGCGGTGGGCAATGCCTACACGGCCAGCTCGCTGGACTCCCCGTCCCCCGAGGACGACGGCGGCGAGGGGTCGCTCGCCGACCGGCTGGGGTACGAGGACAGCGCGCTGGAGGGCGTGGAGTACCGCGAGTCGCTCAAGCCCCTGCTGGCCAAACTGCCGCCGCGGGAGCGCCAGATCATCATGCTGCGCTTCTTCGCCAATATGACGCAGTCGCAAATCGGCGAAGAGGTCGGGATCTCCCAGATGCACGTCTCCCGGCTGCTCACCCGGACCCTGGCCCAGCTGCGCGAGGGCCTGATCTCGGACTGA
- a CDS encoding RNA polymerase sigma factor SigF: MSARTAPRTPPQGDGGSESGRSRGADARALTQVLFAELSGLTPGTPEHARVRAALIEANLPLVRYAAARFRSRNEPMEDVIQVGTIGLINAIDRFDPDRGVQFPTFAMPTVVGEIKRYFRDNVRTVHVPRRLHELWVQVNGATEDLTVLHGRSPTTAEIAERLKLSEEEVLACIEAGRSYHATSLEAAQEGDGLPGLVDRLGYEDPALAGVEHRDLVRHLLVQLPEREQRILLLRYYSNLTQSQISAELGVSQMHVSRLLSRSFARLRSANRIES; this comes from the coding sequence GTGTCGGCTCGTACCGCGCCCAGAACCCCGCCCCAGGGCGATGGCGGCAGCGAAAGCGGCAGAAGCCGCGGGGCTGACGCCAGAGCGCTCACCCAGGTGCTCTTCGCCGAGCTCTCGGGCCTCACCCCCGGAACCCCCGAGCACGCCCGCGTGCGCGCCGCGCTCATCGAGGCCAATCTGCCGCTGGTCCGCTACGCCGCGGCCCGCTTCCGCAGCCGCAACGAGCCCATGGAGGACGTGATCCAGGTCGGCACCATCGGCCTGATCAACGCGATCGACCGGTTCGACCCGGACCGCGGGGTGCAGTTCCCGACCTTCGCCATGCCGACCGTCGTGGGCGAGATCAAGCGCTACTTCCGCGACAACGTCCGCACCGTCCACGTCCCGCGCCGGTTGCACGAGCTATGGGTACAGGTCAACGGCGCGACCGAGGATCTGACCGTGCTGCACGGCCGCTCCCCGACGACGGCCGAGATCGCCGAACGGCTCAAGCTCAGCGAGGAGGAGGTGCTGGCCTGCATCGAGGCGGGCCGCTCGTACCACGCCACCTCCCTGGAGGCCGCCCAGGAGGGCGACGGACTGCCCGGTCTTGTCGACCGGCTCGGCTACGAGGATCCCGCGCTCGCCGGAGTCGAGCACCGCGATCTGGTGCGCCATCTGCTCGTACAACTGCCCGAGCGCGAACAGCGTATCCTTTTGCTCCGTTACTACAGCAACTTGACGCAATCGCAGATCAGCGCCGAGCTCGGCGTCTCCCAGATGCATGTGTCCCGGCTGCTGTCCCGGAGCTTCGCCCGGCTGAGATCCGCGAACCGGATCGAGTCCTGA
- a CDS encoding 6-phosphofructokinase produces MRVGVLTGGGDCPGLNAAIRGIVRKGVEVHGFEFVGVRDGWRGALEGAIVPLDVPAVRGILPRGGTILGSSRTNPLAGEDGVDRVRETLAEYEVDALIAIGGEDTLGVAAALAGEGIQVVGVPKTIDNDVAGTDYTFGFDTAVNIATEAIDRLHTTAESHTRTLVVEVMGRHSGWIALHSGIAGGANVILIPEQPFDIDQVCAWVENRFTIRYAPIVVVAEGAVPKEGQMVVKDSSLDEFGHVRLSGIGEWLSHEIADHTGKEARTTVLGHIQRGGTPSAFDRWLATRFGLRAIDTVKDRDFGTMVALRGTDIVRIPLAEATVGTKGVDPALYSEFGVFFG; encoded by the coding sequence ATGCGTGTCGGTGTGCTGACCGGCGGCGGTGACTGCCCCGGGCTCAACGCCGCGATCCGCGGCATCGTCCGGAAGGGCGTGGAGGTCCACGGCTTCGAGTTCGTCGGAGTGCGGGACGGCTGGCGCGGCGCGCTCGAAGGAGCCATCGTGCCGCTGGACGTCCCGGCCGTGCGCGGCATCCTGCCGCGCGGCGGCACCATCCTCGGCTCCTCCCGGACCAACCCCCTGGCCGGCGAGGACGGGGTCGACCGGGTGCGGGAGACACTCGCCGAGTACGAGGTGGACGCGCTCATCGCGATCGGCGGCGAGGACACGCTCGGGGTCGCCGCGGCGCTGGCGGGCGAGGGCATCCAGGTGGTCGGGGTGCCCAAGACGATCGACAACGATGTGGCGGGCACCGACTACACCTTCGGCTTCGACACCGCCGTCAATATCGCCACCGAGGCGATCGACCGGCTGCACACCACCGCCGAGTCCCACACCCGCACCCTGGTCGTCGAGGTCATGGGGCGGCACTCCGGCTGGATCGCCCTCCACTCGGGCATAGCGGGCGGTGCCAACGTCATCCTGATCCCCGAGCAGCCCTTCGACATCGACCAGGTCTGCGCCTGGGTGGAGAACCGCTTCACGATCAGATATGCGCCGATCGTGGTGGTCGCGGAGGGGGCCGTGCCGAAGGAGGGCCAGATGGTGGTCAAGGACTCCAGCCTGGACGAGTTCGGCCATGTCCGGCTGTCCGGTATCGGCGAGTGGCTGTCCCACGAGATCGCCGATCACACCGGCAAGGAGGCCCGCACCACGGTCCTGGGCCATATCCAGCGCGGTGGGACGCCCAGCGCCTTCGACCGCTGGCTGGCCACCCGCTTCGGGCTGCGCGCGATCGACACGGTCAAGGACCGGGACTTCGGCACGATGGTGGCGCTGCGCGGCACGGACATCGTGCGGATACCGCTCGCGGAGGCCACGGTGGGCACCAAGGGCGTCGATCCCGCGCTGTACTCGGAATTCGGGGTGTTCTTCGGCTGA
- a CDS encoding universal stress protein, producing MSGPVVAGVDGSRRSLTAAEWAAREAARRGVALRLVHACPPLPRRVSPVPGVDAWQNVGEQMLGQTVADFRARLPELGIDGEHTAAEPAEALLTAAASAGLLVVGARGWGGFEGLAVGSVALRVAAMADCPVVTVPDERRTGAGWDGTDADEVQLGFDAHAPAEAPAAFAFRAAQERGVPLRVVHAWALPPASPSAWMLTVLEEDRAMWEDQESQVVSDALRPWREGCPEVTVVPDVVLLNPAEALVRASERAGLLVIGRRTATRPTQLRLGPVAHAVLHHAHCPVTVVPHPGP from the coding sequence ATGAGCGGCCCTGTCGTGGCGGGGGTCGACGGCTCCCGGCGCAGCCTTACGGCGGCCGAGTGGGCCGCGCGGGAGGCGGCGCGGCGCGGGGTCGCGCTGCGCCTCGTGCACGCCTGTCCGCCGCTGCCGCGCAGGGTCTCGCCGGTGCCCGGGGTGGACGCCTGGCAGAACGTGGGCGAGCAGATGCTCGGGCAGACCGTGGCCGACTTCCGGGCGCGCCTTCCGGAGCTCGGGATCGACGGTGAGCACACCGCCGCCGAACCGGCCGAGGCCCTGCTCACGGCCGCCGCGAGCGCCGGGCTGCTGGTGGTCGGGGCCCGGGGCTGGGGCGGCTTCGAGGGGCTGGCGGTGGGCTCCGTGGCCCTGCGGGTGGCGGCGATGGCGGACTGCCCCGTCGTCACGGTGCCGGATGAGCGCCGTACGGGTGCCGGGTGGGACGGTACGGACGCGGACGAGGTGCAGCTCGGCTTCGACGCGCACGCCCCGGCGGAGGCGCCGGCCGCCTTCGCGTTCCGCGCCGCCCAGGAGCGGGGCGTCCCGCTGCGGGTGGTGCACGCCTGGGCGCTGCCCCCGGCCTCCCCGTCGGCCTGGATGCTCACGGTGCTGGAGGAGGACCGCGCGATGTGGGAGGACCAGGAGAGCCAGGTGGTCTCCGACGCCCTGCGGCCGTGGCGGGAGGGCTGCCCCGAGGTCACCGTGGTGCCGGATGTCGTTCTGCTCAATCCGGCGGAGGCACTGGTCAGAGCCTCGGAGCGGGCCGGGCTGCTGGTGATCGGGCGCCGTACGGCCACCCGGCCCACCCAGCTGCGGCTGGGGCCGGTGGCCCATGCGGTGCTGCACCACGCCCACTGCCCGGTGACGGTCGTACCGCACCCCGGCCCCTGA
- a CDS encoding DUF6777 domain-containing protein, whose protein sequence is MRSISWHLTSRRSAFVVGFVVVVAVVVVLGMVSSSEKASGKATKEAPGEAPGYASTVEYRREPVGKTSVPAFTSSVGRDRKHVVSPSNGGRAFRGDTPGLYAGVRNRQPCDRQGLLHDLDADKQRGAAWSKVQHISPDGIPDFVNRLTSVTLRSDTYAKTYGYRGGVKPVSAVLQAGTAVFVDERGLPVVKCDSGNPVRVSAPPRNTKPTFTGPEWNGFSRSTVTVIRPATKNAKHLVLVGIGKAELLKRPLGDGDGSGDPRDTVLARADYPSFLAMPGEQHAPRLREAPKVTMKPSDRFTPLETERPSGTPSQQSQPSDEPTDPNQQQPQDQPSDPGQQQPQDQPSDPGQQQPQDQPSDPGQQQPQDQPSDPGQQQQPQPQPPPNQPPPNQPPPNPPPPPQPPPNQPPPNQPPPNQPPPNQPPPQQPPNQPPPQQPQPDPNQQQPPQQPPPSGP, encoded by the coding sequence ATGCGCTCAATCTCATGGCACCTCACCTCGCGTCGTTCAGCATTCGTCGTCGGTTTCGTCGTCGTGGTCGCCGTCGTGGTGGTCCTTGGGATGGTCTCCTCCTCCGAAAAGGCATCCGGGAAAGCCACCAAAGAGGCGCCGGGAGAAGCCCCCGGATATGCCTCGACGGTCGAATACCGGCGGGAACCCGTCGGAAAGACCTCGGTCCCCGCGTTCACCTCCTCCGTGGGCCGGGACCGCAAACACGTGGTCTCGCCCTCCAACGGAGGCCGTGCCTTCCGCGGCGACACCCCCGGTCTCTACGCCGGGGTCCGGAACCGGCAGCCCTGTGACCGGCAGGGCTTGCTCCACGACCTCGACGCCGACAAGCAGAGGGGCGCCGCCTGGAGCAAGGTCCAGCACATATCGCCCGACGGTATCCCCGATTTCGTCAACAGGCTCACGAGCGTCACCCTGCGCTCCGACACCTACGCGAAGACCTACGGCTACCGCGGTGGGGTGAAGCCGGTGTCCGCCGTTCTCCAGGCCGGAACGGCGGTTTTCGTCGATGAGCGCGGTCTGCCCGTCGTGAAGTGCGACTCCGGAAATCCCGTAAGGGTCTCGGCCCCGCCGCGCAACACCAAGCCGACCTTCACCGGGCCCGAGTGGAACGGTTTCTCCCGGAGCACGGTGACCGTCATCCGACCGGCCACGAAGAACGCCAAGCACCTCGTCCTGGTGGGCATCGGCAAGGCCGAACTGCTGAAGCGCCCGCTCGGTGACGGCGACGGCAGCGGCGACCCGCGGGACACCGTGCTGGCCCGCGCCGACTACCCCTCGTTCCTGGCGATGCCGGGCGAGCAGCACGCCCCGCGGCTGCGGGAGGCGCCTAAGGTCACCATGAAGCCGTCGGACCGGTTCACCCCGCTGGAGACCGAGCGCCCGTCCGGGACCCCCTCGCAGCAGTCGCAGCCCTCCGACGAGCCGACGGATCCGAACCAGCAGCAGCCGCAGGACCAGCCCTCGGACCCGGGCCAGCAGCAGCCGCAGGACCAGCCGTCGGATCCCGGTCAGCAGCAGCCGCAGGACCAGCCGTCGGATCCCGGTCAGCAGCAGCCGCAGGACCAGCCGTCGGACCCGGGCCAGCAGCAGCAGCCGCAGCCGCAGCCCCCTCCGAACCAGCCGCCCCCCAACCAGCCGCCGCCGAACCCGCCTCCGCCGCCCCAGCCCCCTCCGAACCAGCCCCCTCCGAACCAGCCCCCGCCCAACCAGCCGCCCCCGAACCAGCCCCCGCCCCAGCAGCCCCCGAACCAGCCCCCGCCCCAGCAGCCCCAGCCCGACCCCAACCAGCAACAGCCCCCGCAGCAGCCGCCCCCGTCCGGCCCCTGA
- a CDS encoding potassium channel family protein, with protein MVLPAFLTRTIRLLLGRADRPLHTQAAVVATLVLGVTMLLGSYAAVAAERGAPSANLTSYPKALWWSVETATTVGYGDFYPVTLWGRLIACVVMFVGITAYGMITAAIAAWFVGREQKRQHRLTQGAHDRLLGGERRLSADAEALYARFDRLEGMIASRGGRHGGGDDLTRGYGEPRPGERS; from the coding sequence ATGGTTCTGCCCGCGTTCCTGACCAGGACGATCAGGCTGCTGCTCGGCCGCGCGGACCGGCCGCTGCACACCCAGGCGGCCGTCGTGGCCACGCTCGTCCTCGGCGTGACCATGCTGCTCGGCTCGTACGCCGCCGTAGCGGCCGAGCGCGGCGCCCCCTCGGCGAACCTCACCAGCTACCCCAAGGCCCTGTGGTGGTCGGTCGAAACCGCGACCACGGTCGGCTACGGCGACTTCTACCCGGTCACGCTCTGGGGGCGGCTGATCGCCTGCGTGGTGATGTTCGTCGGCATCACGGCCTACGGCATGATCACCGCGGCCATCGCCGCCTGGTTCGTCGGCCGCGAACAGAAGCGGCAGCACCGCTTGACCCAGGGGGCCCATGACCGCCTCCTCGGCGGTGAGCGGCGGCTCTCGGCGGACGCCGAGGCGCTGTACGCACGCTTCGACCGCCTGGAGGGGATGATCGCCTCGCGCGGCGGACGGCACGGCGGTGGCGACGATCTCACACGCGGCTACGGGGAACCCCGACCGGGAGAACGGAGCTGA
- a CDS encoding CPBP family intramembrane glutamic endopeptidase: MSLWNAQAAQWVKRQFSQSPFEPTRRVWPTGVRLAVMVVLFVLVTGFAAGMRGVAGDNPVLSLLFGAAAVVIALTVYAAAVRFLEQRPASDLDTTVAGSGLRIGIPVGLGLFVATFALIALFGGYSTKGGVSVGGAVTLFGMMAGVAVVEELLFRGTVFRLVEDLAGTRGALAISGLLFGAIHLVNPGATVWGSLAIAIEAGLMLGAAYAATRTLWLPIGLHFAWNFAQSGIFGITASGNEDLPGGLVHGVLSGPDVISGGGFGPDASVFAILVCAVPTVIFLSMAKRRGRLYTRRQLQSARTSAFS; this comes from the coding sequence ATGTCGCTCTGGAACGCACAGGCAGCGCAGTGGGTGAAGCGCCAGTTCTCGCAGTCACCGTTCGAGCCAACGCGCCGGGTGTGGCCGACCGGGGTGCGGCTTGCGGTGATGGTGGTGCTGTTCGTCCTGGTGACGGGATTCGCTGCGGGGATGAGGGGCGTGGCGGGCGACAACCCGGTGCTGTCCCTGCTGTTCGGCGCGGCGGCCGTGGTGATCGCCCTGACGGTCTACGCGGCGGCGGTACGGTTCCTCGAACAGCGCCCCGCGTCCGACCTGGACACCACCGTGGCCGGGTCCGGCCTACGCATCGGCATCCCCGTCGGCCTCGGGCTCTTCGTCGCGACGTTCGCGTTGATCGCCCTGTTCGGCGGATACAGCACGAAGGGCGGGGTGTCCGTCGGCGGCGCGGTGACCCTTTTCGGGATGATGGCGGGGGTCGCGGTCGTCGAGGAACTCCTCTTCCGCGGCACCGTCTTCCGTCTCGTCGAGGATCTCGCCGGTACGCGGGGTGCGTTGGCCATCTCGGGCCTGCTGTTCGGAGCCATTCACCTGGTCAACCCCGGTGCCACCGTGTGGGGCTCGCTGGCCATCGCCATCGAGGCCGGCCTGATGCTCGGCGCAGCCTACGCGGCCACCCGCACCCTGTGGCTGCCGATCGGCCTGCACTTCGCCTGGAACTTCGCCCAGAGTGGCATCTTCGGCATCACGGCCTCCGGCAACGAGGACTTGCCCGGCGGCCTGGTCCACGGCGTGCTGTCCGGCCCCGACGTGATCAGCGGAGGCGGCTTCGGTCCGGACGCCAGTGTCTTCGCCATCCTCGTCTGCGCCGTCCCCACGGTCATATTCCTGAGCATGGCCAAGCGTCGAGGCCGCCTCTACACCCGCCGCCAGCTCCAGTCCGCGAGGACGTCCGCATTCTCCTGA
- a CDS encoding SMI1/KNR4 family protein → MTLDIAAFTTPGPERPPASLPVDWAAVEAWLGVALPDDYKRLADAYGPLDFGEFVWIHVPCVQAERFDYGNWLRDTHREARIESRELPESERPAFHPAPGGLLAWGETRGSDVLFWDTSVSEDPNEWTVVVLHAGPVPGSGLLPWHRYDLTLTGYLRHMVRETWELPSPPGPLMGPLPGTVARTAFLPEAGPWTPPEPTVPRLTDAERHAALETGTGLDALRLLSPPPEAPYLGGGTWEGLFEELGTRLPREYLALLDLYGAGCWSGWLRFHTPLRPAGLGFVRHVESTLDGYGQLKEEYPEDFPLARWPEPGGFLPFANSIDGDYLGWITDGDDPDGWPLIVWPRHARQDRPWDRGLVDALLAWQRGTFATAGLAALDEDDDPVECAGFEPWDDRAYW, encoded by the coding sequence GTGACCTTGGACATCGCCGCGTTCACCACCCCCGGCCCGGAGCGGCCGCCCGCGTCGCTCCCCGTCGACTGGGCAGCGGTCGAGGCGTGGCTGGGGGTGGCGCTGCCGGACGACTACAAGCGGTTGGCCGACGCCTACGGGCCACTGGACTTCGGCGAGTTCGTATGGATCCACGTGCCGTGCGTCCAGGCGGAACGTTTCGACTACGGGAACTGGCTGCGCGACACGCACCGCGAGGCCCGTATCGAGAGCCGCGAGCTGCCGGAGTCGGAGCGGCCGGCCTTCCACCCGGCCCCCGGCGGACTCCTCGCCTGGGGCGAAACCCGCGGGAGCGACGTGCTGTTCTGGGACACCTCCGTCTCAGAGGATCCCAACGAGTGGACCGTGGTCGTCCTCCACGCGGGGCCCGTCCCCGGCAGCGGCCTCCTCCCCTGGCACCGGTACGACCTCACACTCACCGGCTACCTGCGGCACATGGTCCGTGAGACCTGGGAACTCCCCTCCCCGCCCGGCCCCTTGATGGGCCCGCTGCCCGGCACCGTCGCCCGCACCGCCTTTCTGCCGGAGGCCGGGCCCTGGACGCCGCCCGAGCCCACGGTTCCCCGCCTCACCGACGCCGAACGCCACGCCGCCCTGGAAACCGGCACCGGGCTGGATGCCCTGCGCCTGCTGTCCCCGCCCCCCGAAGCGCCGTACCTGGGCGGCGGCACCTGGGAGGGGCTCTTCGAGGAGCTGGGCACGCGGCTGCCACGGGAATACCTGGCCCTCCTGGACCTGTACGGCGCCGGGTGCTGGAGCGGCTGGCTGCGCTTCCACACCCCGCTGCGCCCGGCCGGCCTGGGCTTCGTCCGGCACGTCGAGTCCACCCTGGACGGCTACGGGCAGCTCAAGGAGGAGTACCCGGAGGACTTTCCCCTCGCGAGGTGGCCCGAGCCCGGCGGCTTTCTGCCCTTCGCCAACTCCATCGACGGCGACTACCTGGGCTGGATCACCGACGGCGACGACCCCGACGGCTGGCCCCTCATCGTCTGGCCCCGCCACGCCCGGCAGGACCGGCCGTGGGACCGCGGCCTCGTCGACGCGCTCCTCGCCTGGCAGCGCGGCACCTTCGCCACCGCGGGGCTGGCAGCGCTGGACGAGGACGACGACCCCGTCGAATGCGCGGGGTTCGAGCCCTGGGACGACCGCGCCTACTGGTGA